The Actinomycetota bacterium nucleotide sequence GTGATCAGTTCAGAAGTTTCTTCAATCAACCCCTCTTCGCCACCATGAGCTTGCAACAAACGAGTGACGACAGTTTGCGCACCTAAGTGGCCTTCACCCACTGCGGCATAAAGCGAGCTCACATCGGAATAATGTCCGTCGGCCGCAAGTGAAGCGAGCATACTATTGGTCAGTAGGCGCAGCGGGACACCTTGCTTTTTCATCGCGCGGGCTATTTGGTCTTTGCCCGACTCTATAGCCTCCTCGCGGCGCTCTTTACTGAACCAAGACTTAATCTTCGACTTTGCCCTGGCACTGACCGCGATATTGAGCCAGTCTCGGCTCGGTCCGGCGCTGTCACTTTTGTTAGTAATTACTTCAACAGTGTCGCCATTGGATAGAGCGGTATCCAATGGTGCAAGTTTGCCGTTAATGCGAGCGCCAACGCACCGATTGCCAACCTCAGTGTGGACTGAATATGCAAAGTCAATGGGTGTACTCCCCTTTGGAAGTGCCAAAACTTCGCCTTTAGGCGTGAAAACATAAACCTCTGAAACGCCAAGGTCCTCGCGCAGTGAATCTAGAAATTCTCCTGGATCTTCAGTTTCGCGCTGCCAATCAAGCAGTTGGCGAACCCAGCCAAGATCATCTGGTCCAGATTTCCCCGCTACTTGATTCTGCTTGTATCGCCAGTGCGAGGCCACGCCGTATTCAGCAGCGCGATGCATTTCATGGGTGCGAATTTGAAATTCGACTGGCTTACCACCTGGGCCGATAACTGTGGTGTGTAACGACTGATACATCGTGAATTTGGGCATCGCAATGTAATCTTTGAAGCGGCCTGGAACTGGATTCCAGTGATTGTGAACCACACCTAGTGTGGCATAACAATCCTGTATAGAATCAACCAGAATTCGTACACCCGTGAGATCATAAATGTCCTGAAAGTCACGGCCACGAACAATCATTTTTTGATAGACGCTGTAGTAGTGTTTCGGGCGCCCGGAAACTTCAGTCTCTAATCCTGCTTCCTTGAGATCGACTTGAACTTCGGCAATCAACTTATTGAGAAATTCGTCTCGGGCCGGCGCCTGTTGGTCTACTAAACGCACAATCTCATCAAACATCTTTGGATAGAGAGTTGCGAACGAAAGATCCTCTAATTCCCATTTGATGGCATTCATGCCGAGCCTGTGCGCTAGTGGAGCGTAAATTTCAAGCGTCTCTCTCGCTTTTTGCTCTTGCTTCTCCGCTGGTAAGTAGCTAAGTGTGCGCATGTTGTGTAGGCGGTCTGTAAGTTTGATAACCAGCACGCGAATGTCTCGGGCCATTGCCACAACCATTTTTCGGACTGTTTCTGCGGCCGATGCGTTGCCAAACTTTACTTTGTCTAATTTGGTTACACCGTCAACTAGCCCAGCAACTTCTGAACCGAAATCCTGTTCAAGCTGCACCAGTGAATAGGCGGTATCTTCGACAGTGTCGTGAAGGAGAGCGGCGATAATCGTCGGCTCGGTCATGCCTAAATCAGCAAGGATGCCTGCAACAGCCACAGGATGAGTTATGTATGAATCCCCAGATCGTCGACTCTGCTCCCGATGAAAGTAGGCAGCGTATTGGTAGCCCTTGTAAATTCGCTCGGTTGAGGACGCCGGATGAAAGGCTAACAGGCTGTCAATTACCGACAATAAATTGGCAGGGGGCGCCCAGTTCTCGCCTGAATAGGCGGCAACGGCTAACTCGAGTGATTCACTTACTGCCCCACTGTTTGGCATCGGCTCCTCCTGGGTTCATTCTACGCTTTGGAATAGCGATGCTGAACGAATCCTTAATCGAGCACCGAGATTAACCGCACCTCAGGATGGTCGGCGCAAATGCGACTTGCTCCACCTAAAAAGTCCAAATTCAGTAATACCGCAAAACCGACGACTGTAGCACCTGTTTGTTCGATGACATTGATTGTCGCGTTTACAGTTCCGCCCGTTGCTAAGACATCGTCAACAATCAGCACTCGATCTGCGCTGGACAGGGAGTCAGTGTGGATTTCAATAGCGTCGCTGCCGTACTCAAGTACATAATCTGCGCGATATGTCTGACGAGGTAGTTTGCCCAGCTTCCTAACAGGCACGAAGCCGACCTGCATGAGATGGGCTAAGGCGCCACCGAGTATGAAACCCCTGGCCTCTATTCCGACAACAGCGGTAATGTCTGCTGATTTGAATTCGGTTGCCATGGCATTTACGACAAAAGCGAAAGCCTGTGCATCAGCAAAAACCGGAGTGACATCTTTGAAAATGATTCCAGGCTCAGGATAATCGGCGATTTCAACAATCGTCGAACGAGCGCGTTGGCTATCCATAGCTACTTGCCAGAGCGGGAAGACCGAGTTCGCTTAACTCTCTGTTGGCGCGGGCCACTGACAACTCCCCTAGTGCTCTCGACAAGCACTGCTGGTCCAGACTCGCCTCCGGTGTTCTTGCGGCGAGATTCGACACGGTTGGCTTGGGCTTGAACCGCAGGATTGCGCTCCTTGATTTGAACTAGGAATGGAGTCGCTATGAAGATCGATGAGTAGGTACCGACTAGCATGCCGACAAATAATGACAAAGCAAGGTCGTTGAGTGTTCCAGGTCCTAGTTGGGTAATTCCAATGAACAGGATTGAAAACACCGGAAGCAAAGCAACGATCGAAGTATTAATACTTCGCACCAGAGTTTGGTTAAGAGCCAGATTGGCTGCTTCTCGATAAGTCATACGACTGCCGGACAAAATACCACTGGTGTTTTCTCGAACTTTGTCAAAAACTACGACAGTGTCATAAAGCGAATAGCCCAGAATCGTTAGAAAGCCAATTACAGTGGCAGGAGTCACTTCAAAACCGACTAAGGCATAAACGCCAACCGTGATTAGAACGTCGTGGACTAGTGCAGTCAGAGCAGCAATCGCCATCGGCCACTCAAAATAGAATGACAAAAACAGTGCTACCAAAATTAGAAAAACTACTAGAGCACGGGCTGCATTCTTGGAGACCTCAGCCCCCCAAGTTGGCCCCACCATCTGCGAGGTAACTTTACTTTGCTCAGTCTTAAAGGCTGCAGCCAAGCTATTTGTTACCTTTGTTGATTCTTCCGATGTTAAGGATGGTGTCTGGACTCGCAATTTGTCCTGACCAACAATTGTCACTGAAGCCGCTACTGATCCGGCGTCTTCTACCGCCTTGCGCGCCGTGGTGACATCTGAAGTTGCAGCATTTGGCACCTGAACTGTGTACTGTGCACCACCTTTGAACTCGATGCCTAAATTAAGTCCAGCAACGGATAAAGTTCCGATGGAAAGTGTAAGGAAAACTGCGGAAACGATGTACCAAACCCGCCTTCTGCCGACGAAATCGTAAGAGACTTCCCCTCGGTAGAGCCGATTACCTAAATCGCCAAGTTTTGACATTATGCGCTCACCTCTGTCTGCTCTGGAGCCCCAAGTCGCTTAGGCGAAACACCAGTCATAGCTGAACCCCTATTCATCCAATTACTGTTGGCGATAACACTTACCAATGGTCGTGTGAAGAGAATCGCAATGAAGACATCAATTACGGTAGTCAAACCCAAGGTGAAGGCAAAACCACGGACGCTACCAACTGACAAGTAGTAGAGAATCACAGCAGCCAACAACGAAACAAAGTCAGCCGCCAAAATTGTGCGTCTGGCGCGCAACCAACCCTGATCAACTGCAGAGCGCAACCGTTTCCCCTCGCGCAATTCATCCCGAATTCGTTCAAAGTAGACCACGAAAGAGTCAGCTGTAATACCAATTGCGACAATCGCACCAGCCGTTCCGGCCAAGGTCAAAGTGAAACCGATCTGATCGCCCAAGAGAATAAAGCTCAAGTACAACCAAGCCGCAGCTCCAAGCAAAC carries:
- a CDS encoding bifunctional (p)ppGpp synthetase/guanosine-3',5'-bis(diphosphate) 3'-pyrophosphohydrolase, whose translation is MPNSGAVSESLELAVAAYSGENWAPPANLLSVIDSLLAFHPASSTERIYKGYQYAAYFHREQSRRSGDSYITHPVAVAGILADLGMTEPTIIAALLHDTVEDTAYSLVQLEQDFGSEVAGLVDGVTKLDKVKFGNASAAETVRKMVVAMARDIRVLVIKLTDRLHNMRTLSYLPAEKQEQKARETLEIYAPLAHRLGMNAIKWELEDLSFATLYPKMFDEIVRLVDQQAPARDEFLNKLIAEVQVDLKEAGLETEVSGRPKHYYSVYQKMIVRGRDFQDIYDLTGVRILVDSIQDCYATLGVVHNHWNPVPGRFKDYIAMPKFTMYQSLHTTVIGPGGKPVEFQIRTHEMHRAAEYGVASHWRYKQNQVAGKSGPDDLGWVRQLLDWQRETEDPGEFLDSLREDLGVSEVYVFTPKGEVLALPKGSTPIDFAYSVHTEVGNRCVGARINGKLAPLDTALSNGDTVEVITNKSDSAGPSRDWLNIAVSARAKSKIKSWFSKERREEAIESGKDQIARAMKKQGVPLRLLTNSMLASLAADGHYSDVSSLYAAVGEGHLGAQTVVTRLLQAHGGEEGLIEETSELITPGESPTRRASKSEPGVTVIGAADTWVKLARCCTPVPGDEVFGFVTRGSGVSVHRTDCVNAGSLQLQAERIVEVKWTPGKGSVYLVNIQVEALDRSRLLSDVTKALSDQHVNILNASVTTTRDRVAISRFTFEMADPSHLNQVLRAVRGIDGVFDVYRV
- the secF gene encoding protein translocase subunit SecF: MSKLGDLGNRLYRGEVSYDFVGRRRVWYIVSAVFLTLSIGTLSVAGLNLGIEFKGGAQYTVQVPNAATSDVTTARKAVEDAGSVAASVTIVGQDKLRVQTPSLTSEESTKVTNSLAAAFKTEQSKVTSQMVGPTWGAEVSKNAARALVVFLILVALFLSFYFEWPMAIAALTALVHDVLITVGVYALVGFEVTPATVIGFLTILGYSLYDTVVVFDKVRENTSGILSGSRMTYREAANLALNQTLVRSINTSIVALLPVFSILFIGITQLGPGTLNDLALSLFVGMLVGTYSSIFIATPFLVQIKERNPAVQAQANRVESRRKNTGGESGPAVLVESTRGVVSGPRQQRVKRTRSSRSGK
- a CDS encoding adenine phosphoribosyltransferase — its product is MDSQRARSTIVEIADYPEPGIIFKDVTPVFADAQAFAFVVNAMATEFKSADITAVVGIEARGFILGGALAHLMQVGFVPVRKLGKLPRQTYRADYVLEYGSDAIEIHTDSLSSADRVLIVDDVLATGGTVNATINVIEQTGATVVGFAVLLNLDFLGGASRICADHPEVRLISVLD